In Halovivax gelatinilyticus, the following are encoded in one genomic region:
- a CDS encoding MATE family efflux transporter, with the protein MYDPLTVDLARANAGTIVAESDRKGIDMTTGAISPKLFHLAWPLVLGNLLQTLYNLADMFWVGRVDENAVAAVSLMFPLSWLFISTAMGLTAATIALVSQHVGADSQREADRVVGQTVILASIISVVLAAIGLYFRRDLISLMGARDQVFVESLEYIEIILLALPLTFLFFAFRSSLQGAGDTKTAMWLVLISAGINVVLDPFFILGWGPFPELGTQGAAVATFISRAIATVAGIYILLDGRFGVRLRLGDLRPNLSIQRQLVDVGYPATLDGWARSFSTVALAALVARFGPTAVAAYGIVVRLMSITWAVAGAVGDAASTGVGQNLGSRTPERAARVTWVATAGTMALIFALVLPVFLFPHQTMAVFIDDQAVINEGVRFIRINGLFWGLFAGLMVVQGGFRGAGNTREAMALSLLSRWVFEIPVVLLLAFGALLTVPIVGVTVTGLGWGVSGIWWAISFSMATSFVVGVLWFRLGTWREAVIDDGGDEKPGPRTDHVSQTTDDGESIDD; encoded by the coding sequence ATGTACGACCCTTTAACTGTCGACCTCGCGAGAGCCAACGCAGGGACAATCGTGGCCGAGAGCGACCGGAAAGGGATCGACATGACGACGGGGGCGATCTCCCCGAAGCTATTTCACCTAGCCTGGCCGCTCGTTCTCGGCAATCTTCTCCAGACGCTCTACAACCTGGCCGATATGTTCTGGGTCGGCCGCGTCGACGAGAACGCCGTGGCGGCCGTCTCGCTCATGTTTCCACTCTCGTGGCTCTTCATCTCGACGGCGATGGGGCTGACGGCGGCGACCATCGCGCTCGTCTCTCAGCACGTCGGCGCGGACAGTCAGCGAGAGGCCGATCGTGTCGTCGGGCAGACGGTCATCCTCGCCTCCATTATCTCGGTCGTTCTCGCCGCGATCGGCCTCTACTTCAGGCGGGACCTGATCTCGCTCATGGGGGCGAGAGACCAGGTCTTCGTCGAGTCGCTCGAGTACATCGAAATCATCTTGCTGGCGCTGCCGCTCACCTTCCTGTTCTTCGCGTTTCGATCCTCGCTCCAGGGCGCAGGCGACACGAAAACGGCGATGTGGCTCGTCCTCATCTCGGCCGGCATCAACGTCGTCCTCGATCCGTTCTTCATCCTCGGCTGGGGACCGTTTCCCGAACTGGGTACCCAGGGAGCGGCCGTGGCGACGTTCATCTCCCGGGCGATCGCGACCGTCGCCGGAATCTACATCCTGCTCGACGGTCGATTCGGCGTTCGCCTTCGTCTCGGCGATCTCAGGCCGAACCTCTCGATCCAGCGCCAGCTCGTCGACGTCGGCTATCCGGCGACGCTCGACGGCTGGGCCCGAAGTTTCTCGACGGTCGCGCTCGCGGCGCTGGTCGCGCGGTTCGGTCCAACGGCCGTCGCCGCCTACGGGATCGTCGTTCGGTTGATGTCGATCACCTGGGCCGTCGCCGGGGCCGTTGGAGACGCTGCGTCGACGGGCGTGGGCCAGAACCTCGGCTCGCGGACGCCCGAACGAGCTGCTCGCGTCACCTGGGTGGCCACGGCCGGCACCATGGCCCTCATATTCGCACTGGTATTGCCCGTCTTTCTCTTCCCTCACCAGACGATGGCCGTCTTCATCGACGATCAGGCGGTCATCAACGAGGGGGTCAGATTCATCCGAATCAACGGACTGTTCTGGGGACTCTTCGCCGGCTTGATGGTCGTTCAGGGCGGCTTCCGCGGGGCCGGCAATACGCGCGAAGCGATGGCGCTGTCGCTCCTCTCGCGGTGGGTGTTCGAGATCCCGGTGGTACTCCTTCTCGCGTTCGGCGCGCTTCTCACCGTCCCCATCGTCGGCGTCACCGTCACCGGTCTCGGCTGGGGCGTCTCGGGCATCTGGTGGGCCATCTCGTTCAGCATGGCTACCTCGTTCGTCGTCGGCGTCCTCTGGTTCCGACTGGGGACGTGGCGCGAGGCGGTGATCGACGACGGTGGCGACGAGAAACCGGGGCCGCGGACTGATCACGTGAGCCAAACAACCGACGACGGCGAATCGATCGACGACTGA
- a CDS encoding cupin domain-containing protein — translation MKRTEFETVTADGTIDSLVASRLDDELDVSGLAINHYLVPSGERLPAGLHAHADQEELFVVLSGVATFETLDGEVLVEADEIVRFSPGEFQAGKNDHEDLLAVLALGAPAESADVRIPIDCLLRSRESSARFR, via the coding sequence ATGAAGCGCACGGAATTCGAAACCGTGACGGCCGACGGGACAATCGATTCGCTCGTCGCGTCCCGACTCGATGACGAACTGGACGTCTCCGGCCTCGCGATCAATCACTATCTCGTCCCATCGGGAGAACGGCTCCCCGCGGGTCTCCACGCTCACGCCGACCAGGAGGAACTGTTCGTCGTTCTCAGTGGGGTGGCCACCTTCGAGACACTCGACGGCGAGGTGCTCGTCGAGGCGGACGAAATCGTCCGATTTTCCCCTGGCGAGTTCCAGGCGGGCAAGAACGACCACGAGGACCTGCTGGCGGTACTCGCGCTCGGCGCACCGGCCGAGAGCGCGGACGTCAGAATCCCGATCGACTGTCTCCTGCGATCACGAGAATCTTCGGCTCGATTTCGGTGA
- the gatB gene encoding Asp-tRNA(Asn)/Glu-tRNA(Gln) amidotransferase subunit GatB codes for MTAQSAQRGDLVTVIGLEVHVQLETETKIFCGCPTEQSDDPNDTVCPVCLGLPGALPVVNEAAVEAAVKIGKAIDATIPTETRFHRKNYFYPDLPKNFQITQYDDPICQSGELEVSVEGERRTIEIERAHLEEDPGSLQHVGGGGGIDSAEYTLIDYNRAGTPLMEIVTAPDFRGPDEVRAFLAELEEVLEYLGVFDAERDGSLRVDANLSIISTDEADEDGQIGTDALESANRTEVKNISSHKGAQKALAYEETRQKNAIRRGRVVEQETRHWDESRGITVSMRSKEAEKDYRYFEEADLPPLRVAHWKDEIDIPELPRARRERFRAEYDLGEEAASKLTSTKQVADFYEDLASEFDPDLAATWVADEVLGELNYRDMEITDLEGRLDEISRLVELVATDEITAKNAKEVVLRTMLDEGDGPDAIVDAEGLGKTGADEVERAVTAAVEENPDAVADYRDGDDGAINYLVGQVMQATGGSADPGSVNQLLRAELDE; via the coding sequence ATGACCGCCCAGAGCGCCCAGCGGGGCGACCTCGTGACCGTGATCGGCCTCGAGGTGCACGTCCAGTTAGAGACCGAGACGAAAATCTTCTGTGGCTGCCCGACCGAACAGTCGGACGACCCGAACGACACGGTCTGTCCGGTCTGTCTCGGCCTTCCGGGCGCCCTTCCGGTGGTAAACGAAGCGGCCGTCGAAGCCGCCGTGAAGATCGGCAAAGCGATCGACGCGACGATCCCGACGGAGACGCGGTTTCACCGCAAGAACTACTTCTACCCCGACCTGCCGAAGAACTTCCAGATCACCCAGTACGACGACCCGATCTGCCAGTCGGGCGAACTGGAAGTCAGCGTCGAAGGCGAGCGTCGAACGATCGAGATCGAGCGCGCCCACCTAGAGGAGGATCCGGGGAGCCTCCAGCACGTCGGCGGCGGTGGTGGAATCGACTCCGCGGAGTACACGCTGATCGATTACAACCGGGCCGGAACGCCGCTGATGGAGATCGTTACGGCGCCGGACTTTCGGGGACCCGACGAGGTTCGAGCATTCCTGGCGGAACTCGAGGAGGTGCTCGAGTACCTCGGGGTCTTCGACGCCGAACGCGACGGTAGTCTCCGCGTCGACGCCAACCTCTCGATCATCTCGACCGACGAGGCGGACGAGGACGGCCAGATCGGGACCGATGCGCTCGAATCGGCCAATCGAACGGAGGTAAAGAACATTTCCAGTCACAAGGGTGCCCAGAAAGCCCTCGCCTACGAGGAAACACGCCAGAAGAACGCCATCAGGCGCGGGCGAGTCGTCGAACAGGAGACGCGCCACTGGGACGAGAGCCGCGGTATCACCGTTTCGATGCGATCGAAGGAGGCCGAGAAGGACTACCGATACTTCGAGGAGGCCGACCTCCCGCCGCTGCGGGTGGCCCACTGGAAGGACGAAATCGACATTCCGGAACTGCCACGCGCGCGACGCGAACGGTTTCGCGCCGAGTACGACCTCGGCGAGGAGGCGGCGTCGAAACTCACCTCGACGAAGCAGGTCGCCGACTTCTACGAAGATCTGGCCAGCGAGTTCGATCCGGATCTCGCCGCGACCTGGGTCGCAGACGAGGTACTCGGCGAGCTCAACTACCGCGACATGGAAATTACGGACCTCGAGGGACGACTCGACGAGATCTCGCGGCTGGTCGAACTCGTCGCGACCGACGAGATTACGGCCAAGAACGCGAAGGAAGTCGTCCTCCGGACGATGCTCGACGAAGGGGACGGTCCGGACGCGATCGTCGACGCCGAGGGACTCGGCAAGACCGGGGCGGACGAGGTCGAACGGGCCGTGACGGCGGCAGTCGAGGAGAACCCGGATGCGGTTGCCGACTACCGAGACGGCGACGACGGCGCGATCAACTACCTCGTCGGACAGGTGATGCAGGCGACCGGCGGCAGCGCCGACCCAGGCTCTGTCAACCAGTTGCTCCGAGCCGAACTCGACGAGTAA
- a CDS encoding SDR family NAD(P)-dependent oxidoreductase: MTRQQVSPAPITLDGIHRFDDSLPDDAVCLVTGGASGIGRALAIAAAANGLTVAATDVNREGLAETVDRCEELETAGSVRPIVGDLTSDRDVERIVVEAAELGRLTFLANVAGVQHVDSIESFPMDVYDRMQRIMLRAPLYLTKLCLPHFRESTEGCVGNMASVHGHYVTSDKVAYNVSKFGIRGLTRSIAAEGDGSIRSFSVSTGYVKTPLVADQIEATAEQRGISAEDVVSDVMQGQARVDELMEPIDVANLFLLGFSDHGRHLNGGDLLFDGGMTTTYE, translated from the coding sequence ATGACACGTCAGCAGGTTTCCCCGGCGCCGATCACGCTGGACGGTATTCACCGATTCGACGACTCGCTTCCCGACGACGCAGTCTGTCTCGTCACCGGCGGAGCGTCCGGGATCGGGCGTGCGCTCGCGATCGCCGCCGCGGCGAACGGACTCACGGTCGCGGCGACCGACGTGAACCGAGAGGGGCTCGCAGAAACCGTAGACCGCTGCGAGGAGTTAGAGACTGCGGGCTCAGTGAGACCGATCGTCGGAGACCTCACCTCGGATCGAGACGTTGAGCGCATCGTCGTGGAGGCCGCCGAACTCGGCCGACTCACGTTTCTGGCGAACGTCGCCGGCGTACAACACGTCGATTCGATCGAGTCCTTCCCGATGGACGTCTACGACCGAATGCAGCGAATCATGCTCCGAGCACCGCTCTACCTCACGAAGTTGTGTCTCCCACACTTTCGCGAGTCGACCGAGGGTTGCGTGGGTAACATGGCGTCCGTTCACGGACACTACGTGACGAGCGACAAGGTCGCCTACAACGTCTCGAAGTTCGGCATTCGAGGGCTCACGCGATCAATCGCGGCGGAAGGGGACGGTTCGATCAGGTCGTTTTCGGTGAGCACCGGCTACGTCAAAACGCCGCTCGTCGCGGACCAGATTGAGGCGACGGCCGAACAGCGCGGTATCTCGGCAGAGGACGTCGTCAGCGACGTGATGCAGGGCCAGGCTCGCGTCGACGAGTTGATGGAGCCGATCGACGTCGCCAACCTGTTCCTGCTCGGGTTCTCGGATCACGGGCGCCACCTGAACGGGGGCGACCTCCTGTTCGACGGCGGTATGACGACTACCTACGAGTAG
- a CDS encoding DUF7518 family protein, producing MPKNRVDELESTVCELESTIEGLTEELVESKERIRVLEDLLQAEPPTRVPERRGSGSFEAAPDEVAAAAAQAESADEDSADEEPVDDEASAATDSEPQESRTDDIIVA from the coding sequence ATGCCGAAAAATCGCGTCGACGAACTCGAGTCGACGGTCTGCGAACTCGAGTCGACGATCGAAGGGCTCACGGAAGAACTGGTCGAATCGAAAGAGCGGATTCGCGTCCTCGAGGATCTGTTGCAGGCCGAACCGCCGACGCGCGTTCCGGAGCGCCGGGGTAGCGGTTCGTTCGAAGCCGCGCCCGACGAGGTCGCGGCCGCCGCCGCCCAGGCCGAATCGGCCGACGAGGACTCAGCCGACGAAGAGCCGGTCGATGACGAAGCGTCCGCCGCGACCGACTCGGAACCACAAGAGTCACGTACCGACGACATCATCGTAGCCTAA
- the smc gene encoding chromosome segregation protein SMC has product MHIKALVLDNFKSFGRKTRIPFYEDFTVVTGPNGSGKSNIIDAVLFALGLARTRGIRAEKLTDLIYNPGYDDGEQPARTREAEVEVVLDNSDRTLDMAQVTSAAGTDDVGDIDEIRIRRRVKQTEDNYYSYYYLNGRSVNLTDIKDLLAQAGVAPEGYNVVMQGDVTEIINMTPFNRREIIDEIAGVAEFDAKKADAFEELEVVEERIDEAELRIEEKRQRLDQLEDERRTAMRYRRLRREKAEYEGYLKASELEDKRDELDSVDDRIADLEADLESLQRELDEKEGIVVRLTEDLEDLNAEIERKGEDEQLKIKAEIEEVKGEISRLEDRIDACEERVEAAEADRRDAFVQIDRKQERVDELTDEMRECKLQKASIASEIQQRETEIESLETELENVDTEYDEVKAELAERKESLEAEKTAKNDLQREQDRLLDQARRRSNAISEMESSIEETRELLPELDDERAELGRELEKAERNAENIDEVVTDLKRERFAHQDDLDDLEDELQAKQQEYAELEAKAGESGDSSFGRAVTTILNAGFDGVHGAVAQLGSVAGEYAVACETAAGGRLANVVTDDDGVGQRCIDHLKSRNAGRATFLPMSEMYTRSLPSAPADPGVVDFAYNLVDFDEQYAGIFSYVLGDTLVVEDLETARSYMGDYRMVTLEGDLVEKSGAMTGGSRKGSRYSFSTDGRGTLERVATQITELQEQRDELREELRAVESRLDDARDRQTDAADEVRSIETEIEKVDDQKERLEAEIDGYEDDLEELEAERESVDEEMTEIAGRIETKQESIDELEADISALESELADSKIPQLTAEIEELDAEIDERSDRIDDLDSQLNEYELEKTYAEDAIEDLHDEIESAQNRKAEYEERIELCEEEIESQERRLEEKRDAVAQLEDELSELKDERGELKDEVEAARRERDEAQDDVNDTTAELHTARDRADALSWEIESLEAEVGEYDPDEVPDHDTVVEMIDLLEADMEALEPVNMLAIDEYDEVRSDLDELEANRETLVEEADGIRERIERYESQKKETFMEAYESINAHFTDIFEQLSEGTGSLHLEDKADPFEGGLTMKAQPGDKPIQRLDAMSGGEKSLTALAFIFAIQRHNPAPFYALDEVDAFLDAVNAERVGRMVDELAGAAQFVVVSHRQAMLDRSERAIGVTMQQDNVSAVTGIDLSGETEVAADD; this is encoded by the coding sequence ATGCACATAAAAGCGCTCGTTCTGGACAATTTCAAGAGTTTCGGGCGAAAGACCCGGATCCCCTTCTACGAGGATTTTACGGTCGTTACCGGCCCGAACGGCTCCGGAAAGTCGAACATCATCGACGCCGTCCTCTTCGCGCTCGGGCTCGCTCGAACGCGCGGAATCCGCGCGGAGAAGCTGACGGATCTGATCTACAACCCCGGCTACGACGACGGCGAACAGCCGGCCCGAACCCGCGAAGCCGAGGTCGAAGTGGTACTCGATAACAGCGACCGAACGCTCGACATGGCGCAGGTGACGTCGGCCGCCGGCACCGACGACGTCGGCGACATCGACGAGATACGTATCCGTCGGCGGGTCAAGCAGACCGAAGACAACTATTACTCCTACTACTATTTGAACGGACGCTCGGTCAACCTCACCGACATCAAGGACCTGTTGGCCCAGGCCGGTGTCGCACCCGAAGGGTACAACGTCGTGATGCAGGGAGACGTCACCGAGATCATCAACATGACGCCGTTCAATCGGCGCGAGATCATCGACGAGATCGCCGGCGTCGCCGAGTTCGACGCGAAAAAAGCCGACGCGTTCGAGGAACTAGAAGTCGTCGAAGAGCGGATCGACGAAGCCGAACTCAGAATCGAAGAAAAGCGCCAGCGTCTCGATCAGCTCGAAGACGAGCGCCGGACCGCGATGCGCTATCGACGCCTTCGACGCGAAAAGGCCGAGTACGAGGGCTACCTGAAAGCCAGCGAACTCGAAGACAAACGGGACGAACTCGACTCGGTCGACGACCGAATCGCCGATCTCGAAGCCGATCTCGAGTCCCTCCAGCGCGAACTGGACGAAAAGGAAGGTATCGTCGTCCGCCTGACGGAGGATCTGGAGGATCTGAACGCCGAAATCGAACGGAAGGGCGAGGACGAACAGCTGAAGATCAAAGCCGAGATCGAGGAAGTAAAAGGTGAGATCTCCCGGCTCGAAGATCGCATCGACGCCTGCGAGGAGCGCGTCGAAGCGGCCGAAGCCGACCGACGGGATGCGTTCGTCCAGATCGACCGAAAGCAAGAGCGCGTCGACGAACTTACAGACGAGATGCGCGAGTGTAAGTTACAGAAAGCGTCGATCGCCTCAGAGATTCAACAGCGAGAGACCGAGATCGAGTCACTCGAAACGGAACTCGAAAACGTCGACACCGAGTACGACGAGGTGAAAGCCGAACTCGCCGAACGGAAAGAGTCACTCGAAGCGGAAAAGACCGCAAAGAACGATCTCCAGCGCGAACAGGACCGCCTGCTCGATCAGGCGCGTCGGCGCTCGAACGCGATTTCGGAGATGGAATCGTCGATCGAAGAAACGCGGGAACTGCTGCCAGAACTCGACGACGAACGCGCCGAACTCGGGCGCGAACTCGAGAAAGCAGAGCGAAACGCAGAGAACATCGACGAGGTCGTCACGGACCTAAAGCGCGAGCGCTTTGCTCACCAGGACGACCTCGACGATCTCGAGGACGAACTCCAGGCGAAACAACAGGAGTACGCCGAACTCGAGGCGAAAGCCGGAGAGAGCGGCGACTCCTCGTTTGGACGCGCGGTGACGACGATTCTCAACGCAGGGTTCGACGGCGTTCACGGTGCGGTCGCCCAGCTGGGTAGCGTGGCCGGCGAGTATGCCGTCGCCTGCGAGACTGCCGCGGGTGGCAGGCTCGCGAACGTGGTCACCGACGACGACGGCGTCGGTCAACGCTGTATCGACCACCTGAAATCGAGAAACGCGGGCCGGGCGACGTTTTTGCCGATGTCGGAGATGTACACGAGGTCCCTTCCGTCGGCACCCGCCGACCCAGGGGTCGTCGACTTCGCGTACAACCTCGTCGACTTCGACGAACAGTACGCCGGCATCTTCTCGTACGTCCTCGGAGATACGCTCGTCGTCGAGGACTTAGAGACCGCCCGTTCGTACATGGGTGACTACCGGATGGTGACGCTGGAAGGTGACCTCGTCGAGAAGAGCGGCGCGATGACCGGCGGGTCGCGGAAGGGATCGCGCTACTCGTTCTCGACGGACGGTCGCGGCACGCTAGAGCGCGTCGCGACCCAGATCACCGAGCTCCAGGAGCAACGAGACGAGCTACGCGAGGAGCTGCGAGCGGTCGAATCTCGGCTGGACGACGCCCGCGACCGCCAGACCGACGCCGCAGACGAGGTCAGATCGATCGAAACCGAGATCGAGAAGGTCGACGACCAGAAAGAGCGTCTCGAAGCCGAGATCGACGGCTACGAGGACGATCTGGAAGAACTCGAGGCCGAACGCGAGTCGGTCGACGAGGAGATGACCGAGATCGCGGGTCGGATCGAGACGAAACAGGAGTCGATCGACGAACTCGAGGCCGATATCTCGGCGCTGGAATCCGAACTGGCCGATTCGAAGATCCCACAGCTCACGGCCGAGATCGAAGAACTCGACGCGGAGATCGACGAACGATCCGATCGAATCGACGATTTAGACAGCCAGTTAAACGAGTACGAACTCGAGAAGACCTACGCCGAAGACGCGATCGAAGATCTCCACGACGAGATCGAGTCCGCCCAGAACCGAAAGGCCGAGTACGAAGAGCGGATCGAGCTCTGCGAGGAGGAGATCGAATCGCAAGAACGCCGTCTCGAGGAAAAACGCGACGCGGTCGCCCAGCTCGAAGACGAACTCTCTGAACTCAAAGACGAGCGAGGCGAGCTAAAAGACGAGGTCGAGGCGGCCAGACGCGAGCGAGACGAGGCACAGGACGACGTCAACGACACGACGGCCGAACTGCACACTGCCAGAGATCGAGCGGACGCCCTCTCCTGGGAGATCGAATCACTCGAAGCGGAAGTCGGCGAGTACGATCCCGACGAGGTTCCAGACCACGACACCGTCGTCGAGATGATCGACCTCCTCGAAGCCGACATGGAGGCGCTCGAGCCCGTGAACATGCTCGCGATCGACGAGTACGACGAGGTTAGATCCGATCTCGACGAACTCGAGGCGAATCGGGAGACGCTCGTCGAGGAAGCCGACGGTATCCGCGAACGGATCGAACGCTACGAGAGTCAGAAGAAAGAGACGTTTATGGAGGCCTACGAGTCGATCAACGCCCACTTTACGGATATCTTCGAGCAACTCTCCGAGGGAACCGGGTCGCTCCACCTGGAGGACAAAGCCGATCCGTTCGAGGGTGGACTCACGATGAAAGCACAGCCGGGTGATAAGCCGATCCAGCGTCTCGACGCGATGTCGGGCGGCGAGAAGTCGTTGACCGCGCTGGCGTTCATCTTCGCTATCCAGCGGCACAATCCGGCGCCGTTCTACGCGCTAGACGAGGTCGACGCGTTCCTGGATGCGGTCAACGCAGAGCGAGTCGGGCGGATGGTCGACGAACTCGCCGGTGCCGCTCAGTTCGTCGTCGTCTCACACCGACAGGCGATGCTCGATCGGTCCGAACGGGCCATCGGCGTGACGATGCAACAGGACAACGTCAGTGCCGTCACCGGGATCGACCTGAGCGGGGAGACGGAGGTCGCCGCCGATGACTAG
- a CDS encoding segregation and condensation protein A — protein sequence MTRDSPSGGESETDGTDAGKNVNGESARSDDVPLAIVGHEERDPPGANDSADSLSVTDVDPFPDEVEDEATESDDSDVQPVELLVQLAKRGEIDPWDIDIVRVTDAFLDALDEADLRTSGRALFYASVLLRMKSDVLFSPDEPDEDELPPWEAPFVDDGDHPDDGPGFDPVDRLEAEMDRRLERQNARGKPETLDELVRELRDAERGSWWKRSREYDTSNSPSGFNRGVQELSYHSGDAYRGVDEPTADDVTHTQHDEDIEEVIDDVEAELEPHYEAGRDEVLFAEIEEAGGSRVMTYLALLFLAHRGRIQLEQDELFGDLWIQPVTVEAEATEAIAD from the coding sequence ATGACTAGGGACTCACCGAGTGGGGGTGAGTCGGAGACGGATGGGACCGATGCCGGGAAGAACGTCAATGGCGAATCGGCCCGGTCGGACGACGTCCCGCTCGCCATCGTCGGTCACGAAGAGAGGGACCCGCCCGGAGCCAACGATTCGGCCGATTCGCTCTCAGTTACTGATGTGGATCCGTTTCCCGACGAGGTCGAAGACGAAGCGACCGAATCCGACGATTCGGACGTCCAGCCGGTCGAACTGCTGGTTCAACTCGCAAAGCGAGGCGAGATCGATCCGTGGGATATCGACATCGTTCGCGTGACGGATGCCTTTCTGGACGCCCTGGACGAGGCGGACCTGCGGACCTCCGGCCGGGCGCTGTTCTACGCGAGCGTGCTGTTGCGGATGAAAAGTGACGTCCTGTTCAGTCCCGACGAACCGGACGAAGATGAGCTGCCGCCGTGGGAAGCGCCGTTCGTCGATGACGGCGACCACCCGGATGACGGCCCGGGATTCGATCCTGTCGACCGGCTCGAAGCCGAGATGGACCGGCGGCTAGAACGCCAGAACGCGCGTGGCAAGCCGGAGACGCTCGACGAACTGGTCCGCGAGCTTCGCGATGCCGAACGGGGATCGTGGTGGAAGCGCTCGCGCGAGTACGACACCTCGAACTCGCCGAGTGGATTCAACCGGGGCGTACAGGAGCTCAGCTACCACTCCGGGGACGCCTATCGGGGTGTCGACGAACCGACGGCCGACGACGTCACGCACACGCAGCACGACGAAGACATAGAGGAGGTCATCGACGACGTGGAGGCCGAACTCGAACCGCACTACGAGGCCGGCCGTGACGAAGTGCTCTTTGCCGAGATCGAGGAGGCCGGCGGCTCGCGCGTGATGACCTACCTCGCGTTACTCTTTCTGGCTCACCGCGGTCGGATACAACTCGAACAGGACGAATTGTTTGGCGACCTCTGGATCCAGCCGGTGACCGTCGAGGCGGAGGCGACTGAAGCCATCGCAGATTGA
- a CDS encoding phosphoribosyltransferase, whose amino-acid sequence MSELPDDFSCTITNWEYIYSLCREVSQQVRRDSFEPDVIVALARGGWFAGRCCCDFLGLDDLTSLKMEHYVGTAEKSGEPTIRYPMPEGSVEGKNVLIIDDIADTGGSIEHAHEYVSDRGAKTVRTATLQLLGTSEFEPQYVGERLESWTWIVYPWNFIEDMIDLLSGVMERADQETFTADELRHQLASIHDIQRIEMEIAQPDRLPEVLTEMDRRGVIERAGSDEWRLSS is encoded by the coding sequence ATGTCCGAGTTACCGGATGATTTCAGCTGTACGATCACCAACTGGGAGTACATCTACAGCCTCTGTCGAGAGGTGAGCCAACAGGTTAGACGCGACTCGTTCGAACCGGACGTAATCGTCGCGCTCGCGCGCGGGGGCTGGTTCGCCGGCCGCTGTTGCTGTGACTTTCTCGGCCTCGACGACCTGACGAGCCTGAAGATGGAACACTACGTCGGTACCGCAGAGAAATCGGGCGAACCAACTATCCGCTACCCCATGCCAGAGGGCAGCGTCGAGGGCAAAAACGTCCTGATCATCGACGACATCGCCGATACCGGCGGCTCGATCGAGCACGCACACGAGTACGTCAGCGATCGCGGTGCCAAAACGGTTCGGACGGCGACGCTCCAGCTGCTCGGGACGAGCGAGTTCGAACCTCAGTACGTCGGCGAACGCCTCGAATCGTGGACGTGGATCGTCTACCCCTGGAATTTTATCGAGGACATGATCGATCTGCTCTCCGGCGTCATGGAACGAGCCGACCAGGAGACGTTCACCGCAGACGAACTCAGACACCAGCTGGCGAGCATCCACGATATTCAACGCATCGAGATGGAGATCGCCCAGCCCGACCGCCTCCCGGAAGTGCTCACGGAGATGGACCGACGCGGCGTAATCGAGCGTGCGGGAAGCGACGAGTGGCGACTCAGTTCCTGA
- a CDS encoding VOC family protein yields MLTDLAWLALEVKYLPPARSFYEETLDLSIADERATEISYEVGPSTLILRRPSEIPRGGIHTHFACSIPAESYEAWWHRLDAAHDLEEFQFGDARSLYLYDPDGNCVELGQRDVSGPGICGIFEVALEVGSLDRAETFYEALGFETVDRGTDRRRIRMAGPMALELWEPQLGIADARGGVHVDLGFSCEDPDRVVDTVDSLACRTDRTDDGRVVVDPDGHHLTLIDR; encoded by the coding sequence ATGCTCACCGATCTCGCCTGGCTCGCCCTCGAGGTGAAGTATCTGCCACCCGCTCGCTCGTTCTACGAAGAGACGCTCGACCTGTCGATCGCCGACGAACGAGCCACCGAAATCAGCTACGAGGTCGGACCGTCCACGTTGATCCTGCGACGGCCCTCCGAAATTCCTCGGGGCGGCATCCACACCCACTTCGCGTGTTCGATCCCGGCTGAATCGTACGAGGCGTGGTGGCATCGACTCGACGCGGCCCACGATCTGGAGGAATTTCAGTTCGGCGACGCCCGATCGCTCTACCTGTACGATCCGGACGGAAACTGCGTCGAGCTGGGTCAGCGCGACGTCTCGGGTCCCGGGATCTGCGGGATATTCGAGGTCGCTCTGGAGGTAGGTTCGCTCGATCGCGCCGAGACGTTTTACGAGGCGCTCGGATTCGAAACCGTCGACCGCGGGACCGATCGCCGTCGGATCCGGATGGCTGGACCGATGGCCCTCGAACTCTGGGAACCACAACTAGGTATCGCAGACGCGCGAGGCGGCGTCCACGTCGATCTCGGATTCAGTTGCGAGGATCCTGATCGCGTCGTCGATACCGTCGACTCGCTCGCTTGTCGAACCGATCGAACCGACGACGGGCGGGTCGTCGTCGATCCGGACGGTCACCACCTGACGCTCATCGATCGGTAG